A window of Jannaschia sp. M317 contains these coding sequences:
- a CDS encoding TadE/TadG family type IV pilus assembly protein has protein sequence MIRSALNICAAPLRRATALLDRGDRALGLGDRAREAGGATVEFVILLPVFLLVFMSSVEASLLLTRQVMLERAVDLAVRDIRLGGGAVTQTALRDDVCDRALILADCQANLLVELTEISRSTYAVPSSAQPCVNRSTSITPTPGWATAGPGKMILLRACFAVDPILPGVGLGTQLVSNLDGDSVRMVASTAFVVEPD, from the coding sequence ATGATCCGCTCTGCCTTGAACATCTGTGCGGCCCCGCTGCGCCGGGCCACGGCCCTGCTGGATCGTGGCGACCGTGCCCTGGGCCTGGGCGACCGGGCGCGAGAGGCGGGCGGCGCAACGGTGGAATTTGTCATCCTGCTGCCGGTCTTTCTGCTGGTCTTCATGTCGTCGGTCGAGGCGTCGCTGCTGCTGACCCGACAGGTGATGCTGGAACGCGCGGTGGATCTGGCCGTGCGCGACATCCGCCTGGGCGGGGGGGCCGTGACCCAGACCGCGCTGCGCGACGACGTCTGCGACCGCGCCCTGATCCTGGCCGATTGCCAGGCCAACCTGCTGGTCGAACTGACCGAGATTTCCCGCAGCACCTATGCGGTGCCGTCGTCGGCACAGCCTTGCGTCAACCGGTCCACCTCGATCACGCCGACGCCCGGTTGGGCAACGGCGGGACCAGGCAAGATGATCCTGCTGCGGGCCTGCTTTGCCGTCGACCCGATCCTGCCGGGCGTGGGCCTTGGCACGCAGCTTGTCAGCAATCTCGACGGCGACAGCGTGCGCATGGTGGCCTCCACCGCCTTCGTCGTGGAACCGGATTAA
- a CDS encoding TadE/TadG family type IV pilus assembly protein, whose amino-acid sequence MFNLSNLRRSRTAIAAFLHDEDAAISVEAAIILPVLGIFYVAAFSYFDAYRREAVMTKATYMVSDMLSREEGTITPIDLEGLQDVFEFVTFSEGNTWMRFTEVRRESDEIRVMWSYATDGNPLQTNATINAHLRNIPVLQDNERTVVVESFTNYEPPFNVNLSDRTFERFVTTRQRYAARLDFDGTILPTSVATVSADTSGCLNNGFANGLYNGNSNGVGTGNGNGCGHGLTGLQGVGATTPGNSANSNGNSAPSTTTTTTTTSSNGNSGSSSTTSTSTSTTSTTVTSVTTSTGNSGGNGNSGNNGNGNTP is encoded by the coding sequence ATGTTTAACCTGTCAAACCTGCGTCGCAGCCGCACCGCCATCGCCGCCTTCCTGCACGATGAGGATGCCGCCATTTCCGTCGAGGCCGCAATCATCCTGCCGGTTCTGGGCATTTTCTATGTCGCGGCCTTTTCCTACTTTGATGCCTACCGGCGCGAGGCGGTGATGACCAAGGCGACCTACATGGTCAGCGACATGCTGTCCCGCGAAGAGGGAACGATCACGCCCATCGATCTGGAAGGATTGCAGGACGTCTTCGAATTCGTCACCTTCTCGGAGGGGAACACCTGGATGCGGTTCACCGAAGTGCGCCGCGAAAGCGATGAGATCCGGGTGATGTGGTCATATGCCACCGACGGCAATCCGCTTCAGACCAACGCGACCATCAACGCCCACCTGCGCAACATCCCCGTTTTGCAGGACAATGAGCGGACGGTCGTTGTCGAAAGCTTCACCAACTACGAGCCGCCTTTCAACGTGAACCTCTCCGACCGCACGTTCGAGCGGTTCGTCACCACGCGGCAGCGCTATGCCGCGCGGCTCGACTTTGACGGGACAATCCTCCCGACCTCGGTCGCAACCGTCAGCGCCGACACCTCGGGCTGCCTCAACAATGGCTTTGCGAACGGCCTCTACAACGGCAATTCCAACGGAGTGGGCACCGGCAATGGCAATGGCTGTGGGCACGGTCTGACAGGCCTGCAGGGTGTCGGCGCAACCACACCGGGCAATTCCGCCAACAGCAACGGCAACAGCGCGCCCAGCACCACGACCACCACAACGACCACGAGTTCCAACGGCAACAGCGGAAGCTCTAGCACCACCAGCACCAGCACCAGCACGACGAGCACCACGGTCACGAGTGTCACGACGAGCACTGGCAATTCTGGAGGCAACGGGAATTCCGGGAACAACGGCAACGGCAATACACCCTGA